The Celeribacter baekdonensis genomic interval GCCGCCGAAGGCTATGCCCGCTCGACCGGCAAACCTGGCGTCGCACTGGTGACCTCTGGCCCCGGCGCGACCAATGCCGTCACCGGGTTGACTGATGCGCTCTTGGACAGCATCCCCTTGATCGTGTTCTCCGGTCAGGTTCCGACCTTTATGATCGGCACCGACGGTTTCCAAGAGGCCGACACGATCGGCATCACCCGGCCCTGCACCAAACACAACTGGTTGGTCAAAGACACCGACAAACTGGCCGAGACCATCCATCAGGCGTTCCACGTCGCCACATCGGGCCGTCCGGGTCCGGTGCTGATTGACTTGCCGAAGGATGTTCAGTTTGCCGAAGGCACCTATGTTGGCCCGGCAAAAGCCAAGGTCAGCCATTACCAGCCTAAGGTGAAAGCCTCGATCGAGGACATCAACAACATCGTCCAAATGCTTGAAAAAGCAGAGCGTCCGATCTTTTACACTGGCGGAGGCGTGATCAACTCCGGCCCGGCCGCCTCGCAGCTCTTGCGCGAATTGGTCGAGGCCACGGGCTTTCCGATCACCTCCACCTTGATGGGTTTGGGTGCCTACCCGGCGTCGGGCAAAAACTGGCTGGGGATGCTCGGGATGCACGGTCTCTACGAGGCCAACATGGCGATGCATGGCTGTGATCTGATGATCAACATCGGTGCCCGCTTTGATGACCGGATCACCGGACGGATTCAGGATTTCTCCCCGAATTCCAAAAAGATCCACATCGACATTGATCCCTCTTCGATCAACAAGGTCATCCGCGTGGACCTGCCGGTTCTGGGCGATGTTGGCCATGTTTTGGAAGACGTGTTGAAGGTCTGGAAATCGCGCGGCCGCAAGACCGCCAACACCAAAGCCTGGTGGGAACAAATCGACGCGTGGCGTGAGGTGCGTTGCCTGAGCTACAAACAATCCGACACGGTGATCAAACCGCAATATGCCCTCCAGCGTCTCGAAGCGCTGACCAAGGACATGGACCGTTATATCACCACGGAAGTTGGCCAGCACCAAATGTGGGCGGCGCAATTCTTGGGCTTTGAAGATCCGAACCGCTGGATGACGTCGGGCGGCTTGGGCACGATGGGCTATGGTTTTCCGGCCTCCATCGGGGTGCAATTGGCGCATCCTGAGAGCCTTGTGATCAACGTCGCAGGTGAGGCGTCGTGGTTGATGAACATGCAAGAAATGGGCACCGCAATGCAATACCGCGCGCCCGTCAAACAGTTCATCCTCAACAACGAACGCCTTGGCATGGTGCGCCAGTGGCAACAATTGCTGCACGGCGAACGCTATAGCTCGTCCTGGTCCGAAAGCCTGCCGGATTTCGTAAAATTGGCCGAAGCCTTTGGCGCCAAAGGTATCCGCTGTTCCGACCCTGCCGATCTCGATGACGCGATCATGGAGATGCTGAACCACGATGGCCCGGTGATCTTTGATTGCCTCGTTGAGAAACACGAAAACTGTTTCCCGATGATCCCGTCAGGCAAAGCGCATAACGAGATGCTGATGGGCGAGGCCTCGACCGAGGGCGCGATCATGTCCGACGGCGCGGTTTTGGTGTAACCCGATGAAACGGCTGATGAAAACACTCCGCACGGCCCTCGCCCTCCTGGTGGCGACATGGGGTCTTGCGGGGTGCCTGTCGAATGAGGCCACCGAGGTCTCGCAAGACGGGTTCACATTTGCCGTTGCGGTCACGGGCGACACCGCCGTGGCCAGAAATTATCACACGGGGCGGCTTAATTTTGCCAAGCTCGAAGAGGCCGCCCGTGCCGCCATTGAAACCGCTTCCGGCTGTGCCGTGCGCACGCTGGTGAAACGCGGTGAGATCAACACATTCGATGCCACGCTCAATTGCGCGGGCTAAGGGAGAGAACACATGTCTGCTCTACGCATCCAACAAGGCTCCACCAGCCATTCCGCCTATGACCTTCGCGACTACCACGCCGAGGTGATTGAAAAACACACACTGGCCGTTTTGGTCGACAACGAAGCGGGCGTTTTAGCGCGCGTGGTTGGGTTGTTTTCAGGCCGCGGCTATAACATCGAAAGCCTGACCGTGGCCGAGGTCGATCACGCGGGTCACCTGTCCCGGATCACCATTGTCACCACCGGCACCCGCGATGTGATCGAACAAATCAAAGCGCAGGTCGGGCGCATCGTGCCGGTTCATGATGTCCATGACCTGACCGTCGAAGGCCCGTCGATCGAGCGCGAATTGGCGCTGTTTAAGGTGCATGGGACAGGCGACAAACGCATCGAAGCGCTGCGTCTGGCCGAAATTTTCCGCGCCAATGTGGTCGACAGCACCTTGGAGAGCTTTGTGTTTGAAATGACCGGCACCTCGGAAAAAATCGACGCCTTTGCCGAGCTGATGCGTCCGCTGGGCCTGATCGAAACCGCGCGCACCGGCGTGGCGGCTTTGGGCCGGGGCGGCAAAGACTAAGCCCCTCTTAGCGACGAAAAAGACACAAAAAGGGCCCCCAAGAGGGCCCTTTTTCTATGATAATCAGGACCGCGTCAGAAGGATTTGGACAGACCAATCCGCAGCCCGGCGTCATACGTGCCTTCGGCCTGTTTGCCCGCATCCACATCAACCGAAAGCGTCATGCCATTGGCCATTTCGCTGTCAAAACCAACCCCGATCCGCGGCGCAACAAAGCTGCTGCTGCCCTCGGCGCGGGTCTTTTGGCTCACCGCCTCAACCGCGCCGCTGAGATACGGGGTCATGCCGTTCACCTCGGCAAATTCCATCCGCGCCCCCAACGACAGGCGGGCGTTTTGGATATGCTCGGCGGCAACCGTGCCATAGGCGCGCTGACGTTCGTCAAAGGCGGTCAAACGACCAAAGGGCGATAAGATGCCAGAGGCCAGAGGGACGTCCCCCGACACCGCCAGACCAAGGGCGCGACGATTGGCGGTGAAACTTTCACCCCCGACTTCATACTCAGGCCGGGCATAGGTCAGGAAACCATCAAGGCGAAGCGTGCCGGTCTCAAGCCCAAAATACGGCCCATATGCCAGCGCCTTGCCGGTATCGTCACTGCCATCCACGTCAATTTTAGTATAGCCCAGCATCGCGCCGACAAACAGCGTGTCAGACATCATCCGGTCGGCACCGATCACCAGATCATAAGAGGCCCCATCGTCGTCGCCCCAATAGCTACGACCTTCGGCATAGCCCCAAACAGTCAGGCCTGTCCCCTCGATCGCGCCTGTGGCGAACCCGCCCTGACGGCTAACAGCGACCGTATTGGCATGGCCGCCAAACCGGTTCTGGGCCACCCCATCAAGGGCATTGTGCATGGCGAGGTTTTGGGTTGTGCCCATGATCCGCCCCAAGTTGGCCCCTGCGCCAGCGTCAAGCCCGGCCCCCGGAACACAGCTTGCACTGGCGCGCAAGCTGGTCGTGCCACGTGGCACCGCCTCCAATGGCGCAAAGGTGACACTGAGCGTCACCTCCCCATCCGACTGCGCGACATAGGTATGTGGCAAGGTCGTTTGATACGCCCCCTCCGGTGAGGTCACCGCCAAACTGTATGCGGCTTGCACATTGATATTTAAGCGCTCCATGGCCTCGACCACAGTGATGGCGTCGCCACGCTTCAAATCAAAATGGTAAACGAAATCCCCGTAGAAGCCGACATTTGTCGCCTCTTCACAGGTGTAAAGCTGACTGGCCTGCGCGCCAGCAACCGCTCCCACGACGATCCCTGTACTCAGTGCCAAAGTTCGAAAAAACGACATCGCATCCCCCTATCGCATGACCTGAACCCCATGCGGGACTCATCTTATTCCCATATGCGAATATTACACCTGTTCAGCGACGCGGCGTATGCGCTATGACAATGCGAGCGCAATCAGTGGAAAATCTATAATTTTATGTGGCATTTTGAGATCACAAATGGACAAACCACGCACAATAGGCGTTATGGCCCTGCTGTGTCTGTGCCAAAATAGACCATGTTGCTTACCTCATCGGCGCATGTTTGTCGAAATATCCGCGCACCAAAGCTGGATAATTCCCACGCGGATGAATGCCAATGTCATGTCGCCGCCGGATCATCATCGCCAAACTTGGTTCAAGACGTTCCAACAGCAAGGGCGAAGGCGCTCGCACGTCTTGGGTCGAAATGGCGCTGCCGAACAGGAACCTCGGATTGCCAAGATAATTTGGTTCAAACCCGCCAAGGTTCATCAATGGCACACGGTCCATCGCCGAAATAAAAGAAAATCCAAGCATTTGACGAAACACGATGCCACGATAGCGACGCATTGGCATCGTTTTGCCGAAGCCGACCCTTTCGCTGGCGACGCGCGAGATAAAACCCGAGATTTGCATCACGCCAACCTCATCGCGTTTCAGCGTAAACAAATGACAACTCAACGCGCCTTCGTCAAAATAGGACACCCGATAATGCAAATAAGGCCCGTCCGGCAGCGCCGCAGGCGAAATCAACCCCGCGCTCAATCCGCCCAAAAACCCTGAGAGTTCGCGCACCGCGGACCCTTTTTGAGTCTGCGACTTGATGCCATCCAAAGGCTCCAACAAGATCCGCGCATCCACGTCAAAATACTGACAAATGCGATACAATATATCCGGCCGCGGGAACGCTTCCGCTTTGAGATAGCGATTGAATTGCGTGCGATTGATGCCAAGGTCGCGACACAGTTGTGAGACAGAGGTCGCGCGCTCCGACAGGCGTGTTAAGTTTTCGCCGAAAACACGCCTCAACTGCGCAGGAGATACATCCTGTTTCACGTCGCCCCCCCTGTTCGCATGCTGCTGCCAAGACCAAAGCGGCCTGCGTTTCGGAGCTTTACAAAGACCTTGTATCAAATGAAAACCGCCCCGATGTCACAGAGTATGCGCAAGTATGGGAGTGGTTGATACAAATTTGTGTAAAAATTTAGGTTCTGCGGCCAGCTTGACGCCAACCAGCGTCAGAAGATTAAATTCATGACACATAAACCCGAATGTTCTGCGCTTTCTGCTCATGCTATCAACATATGCTCAGTAGATGCCATGTATTCAAAAGGTTTCAATTATGGACGGAATCGTTCTTTGGTCCGATCCCGAGGCACATACAGCCGTCATTTGGTGTAGCGATCATGGAGATCTGGCCTATGCCTCTGGACTGGACAGTCTCGTCGGGGTTTTTTCAATGCCCGAAACCGGAACAATGGTTTCAATCAAGACACGCTATGAGAACGGCATGCGCATTTGCGATCAGTTGATGCCGATCCAACGCTATGCCGCCCCCGAAATTGCCACTCATTTGCGTGAGTGGGCCGACGCTGTCACAGCCGCATAACCTCCCCCACACGGCCCATTCATTTCGGCCCATCATTGAGGCCCATCATTGAGGCATTGTACAGCGCCTCAATCTGGCCCCGCGATCTTCCCCGCGACGGCGCTGACTGATTTTTTAGCCTTTGATCGCCCTGAGCCCTCACAGCTTATGATCCGCGGGGCCGCCGGTCTGTCCCGGCCTTATGCCCGCACCTACCGTCGTATGATTCTGGCGCCTTGGTTGAATGTGCCGCCACGCCAAACGCCCGGCACGGCCATGTTCACCGCTCCCTCCCCACGGCTCTTTGCACATCAGTGTTCGGATAGGTGTCTCAGCGGCCAGGATATGAGACAGTTTCGCCGCCGCGCCCTCGCTTTGACAAAAAGCGCTACTCACGACGGGATGCGCGCGCCACTTTTCCTTCGACAAGGAGGAGAAGACAATGCAGCCAGAAAAAGACACCTTGGCGTGGATGTACGAAAAGATGGTGACCAGCCGTCGGTTCGAAAACGCCATCGAGAAAATTTACATGGAGGGCAAAACGCCGGTTTTCAACATGGCGAACGGCCCCATTCCGGGTGAGATGCACCTGTCAGATGGTCAGGAACCCGTCGCCGTCGGCGTTTGTGCCCACCTCCACCCTGCTGACGTGGTCACCGCAACCCATCGCCCCCACCATCAGGCCATCGCCAAGGGCGTCGATCTCAACAGAATGGCGGCCGAAATCTTTGGCAAGGCCACAGGCCTGTCCGGCGGACGCGGTGGCCATATGCACATCTTTGACGCGGATGTGAATTTCGCCTGTTCCGGCATCATCGCGCAAGGCATGGGACCGGCAGCGGGCGCGGCCCTCTCGCGCCAAATCCAAGGTAAGCCGGGTGTGGCCGTGGCCTTTATTGGCGAAGGCGCAGCCAACCAAGGCGCGTTTCACGAAGCGATGAACCTGGCCGCCGTCTGGAAATTGCCCATGGTCGTGGTCATCGAAGACAACGCCTGGGGCATCTCGGTGTCGAAAGAGGCCTCAACCGCCATTCAGCGCAACTCCGATCGGGCGGCGGCTTATGGCATTCCCGGTCATTTCATCCCCGGCAACGACCCGCTGAAGATTTACGAGGTGGCGGGCGAAGCGATTGCACGGGCACGGCGCGGCGAAGGCCCGACTTTGATCGAAATCGAGACCTATCGTCTGGCCGGGCATTTCATGGGCGATGCCGAAGGGTATCGACCCAAGGGCGAAAAGGATGGGCTGTTTGCAAAAGACCCAATCCCAACCCTGCGCGCCAAATTACTGGCAGATGGCACCTTTGACGAGGCGGAGCTTGAGGCGCTCGAAACCCGTGCGCAGGCCGCAGTGGACGAGGCGATCCGCTTTGCCCGCGAAAGCGCCGATCCGAAACCGGAAGACGCGATGACGGCTGTATTTGCCTGATCGCAGAGGGAGGAAAACAATGGAAAACGAACGTAAACTGACGATTGCGCGTGCAATGGCCGAGGCCATGGCACAGGAAATGCGCATCGACCCGACCGTCTTTGTGATGGGCGAGGACATCGCCGAGCTGGGCGGCGTCTTTGGCAACACCCGTGGCCTTCTGGAGGAATTCGGCAAAACGCGGGTCCGCGACACACCGATCTCAGAAACGGGTTTCATCGGAGCCGCCGTTGGCGCGGCACAGGATGGCATGAAGCCGGTGGTCGAACTGATGTTTGTGGATTTCTTCGGGGTCTGTTTCGATGCAATCTACAACCTGATGGCCAAAAACACCTATTTCTCCGGCGGTAATTTCAACGTGCCGATGGTGTTGATGACCTCGACCGGCGGTGGCTATTCCGATGCGGGTCAGCATTCGCAATGCCTCTATGGCAGCTTTGCACACCTGCCCGGCATGAAAGTGGTCAGCCCCTCCAACGCCTATGATGCCAAAGGGTTGATGACGGCGGCGCTACGTGACCCGAACCCGGTGATTTACATGTATCACAAGGGCTTACAAGGCATGGGCTGGCTTGGCACGGAGGCCGGGGCGATCACCCATGTGCCCGAAGAAAGCTACGAGGTCGAGATTGGCAAAGCCGCCATTGCCCGCGAAGGCCGCGATGTGACCATCGTGTCGATTGCCCAAGGCGTCCATCACGGGTTGAAAGCCGCCACTGTGCTTGCCGAGCAAGGCATCAGTGCCGAGGTGGTCGATCTGCGCTCTCTGGTGCCGCTGGATCGCGACACGGTCCGCGCCAGCGTCGCCAAAACCGGACGGTTGATCGTCGTGGATGAGGATTACCACAGCTACGGCGTGTCCGGCGAGATCATCGCCACGGTCACTGAAAGCAATATGGCCGATCTGAAAGCACCGCCCAGACGCATCGCCTTCCCGGATGTGCCAATCCCCTTTGCCCGCGTGATGGAACAGCATTGCCTGCCCAATGCCGGTAAAATCGTCGCCGTCGCGCGCGAAATCTGCGGTGCGCCCGTTCCGGCCTAATCTGGCCTAATCTGGCCTAAATCGGCCTCTCTCCAACCATAACACAATACCAAAACGCCACCCCGCATCTGCCGGGGTGGCCCCAAGAGGAGTGTGCCACATGGCAACCAATATCATTATTCCATCCGATCTTTGGGACGGCGACGACGAATGTGTCATCAC includes:
- a CDS encoding thiamine pyrophosphate-dependent dehydrogenase E1 component subunit alpha, with translation MQPEKDTLAWMYEKMVTSRRFENAIEKIYMEGKTPVFNMANGPIPGEMHLSDGQEPVAVGVCAHLHPADVVTATHRPHHQAIAKGVDLNRMAAEIFGKATGLSGGRGGHMHIFDADVNFACSGIIAQGMGPAAGAALSRQIQGKPGVAVAFIGEGAANQGAFHEAMNLAAVWKLPMVVVIEDNAWGISVSKEASTAIQRNSDRAAAYGIPGHFIPGNDPLKIYEVAGEAIARARRGEGPTLIEIETYRLAGHFMGDAEGYRPKGEKDGLFAKDPIPTLRAKLLADGTFDEAELEALETRAQAAVDEAIRFARESADPKPEDAMTAVFA
- a CDS encoding helix-turn-helix domain-containing protein, which codes for MKQDVSPAQLRRVFGENLTRLSERATSVSQLCRDLGINRTQFNRYLKAEAFPRPDILYRICQYFDVDARILLEPLDGIKSQTQKGSAVRELSGFLGGLSAGLISPAALPDGPYLHYRVSYFDEGALSCHLFTLKRDEVGVMQISGFISRVASERVGFGKTMPMRRYRGIVFRQMLGFSFISAMDRVPLMNLGGFEPNYLGNPRFLFGSAISTQDVRAPSPLLLERLEPSLAMMIRRRHDIGIHPRGNYPALVRGYFDKHAPMR
- a CDS encoding acetolactate synthase 3 large subunit — protein: MTRQMTGADMVVQALKDQGVDTVFGYPGGAVLPVYDAIFQQNDIKHILVRHEQAAIHAAEGYARSTGKPGVALVTSGPGATNAVTGLTDALLDSIPLIVFSGQVPTFMIGTDGFQEADTIGITRPCTKHNWLVKDTDKLAETIHQAFHVATSGRPGPVLIDLPKDVQFAEGTYVGPAKAKVSHYQPKVKASIEDINNIVQMLEKAERPIFYTGGGVINSGPAASQLLRELVEATGFPITSTLMGLGAYPASGKNWLGMLGMHGLYEANMAMHGCDLMINIGARFDDRITGRIQDFSPNSKKIHIDIDPSSINKVIRVDLPVLGDVGHVLEDVLKVWKSRGRKTANTKAWWEQIDAWREVRCLSYKQSDTVIKPQYALQRLEALTKDMDRYITTEVGQHQMWAAQFLGFEDPNRWMTSGGLGTMGYGFPASIGVQLAHPESLVINVAGEASWLMNMQEMGTAMQYRAPVKQFILNNERLGMVRQWQQLLHGERYSSSWSESLPDFVKLAEAFGAKGIRCSDPADLDDAIMEMLNHDGPVIFDCLVEKHENCFPMIPSGKAHNEMLMGEASTEGAIMSDGAVLV
- the ilvN gene encoding acetolactate synthase small subunit, with amino-acid sequence MSALRIQQGSTSHSAYDLRDYHAEVIEKHTLAVLVDNEAGVLARVVGLFSGRGYNIESLTVAEVDHAGHLSRITIVTTGTRDVIEQIKAQVGRIVPVHDVHDLTVEGPSIERELALFKVHGTGDKRIEALRLAEIFRANVVDSTLESFVFEMTGTSEKIDAFAELMRPLGLIETARTGVAALGRGGKD
- a CDS encoding autotransporter outer membrane beta-barrel domain-containing protein; protein product: MSFFRTLALSTGIVVGAVAGAQASQLYTCEEATNVGFYGDFVYHFDLKRGDAITVVEAMERLNINVQAAYSLAVTSPEGAYQTTLPHTYVAQSDGEVTLSVTFAPLEAVPRGTTSLRASASCVPGAGLDAGAGANLGRIMGTTQNLAMHNALDGVAQNRFGGHANTVAVSRQGGFATGAIEGTGLTVWGYAEGRSYWGDDDGASYDLVIGADRMMSDTLFVGAMLGYTKIDVDGSDDTGKALAYGPYFGLETGTLRLDGFLTYARPEYEVGGESFTANRRALGLAVSGDVPLASGILSPFGRLTAFDERQRAYGTVAAEHIQNARLSLGARMEFAEVNGMTPYLSGAVEAVSQKTRAEGSSSFVAPRIGVGFDSEMANGMTLSVDVDAGKQAEGTYDAGLRIGLSKSF
- a CDS encoding alpha-ketoacid dehydrogenase subunit beta — its product is MENERKLTIARAMAEAMAQEMRIDPTVFVMGEDIAELGGVFGNTRGLLEEFGKTRVRDTPISETGFIGAAVGAAQDGMKPVVELMFVDFFGVCFDAIYNLMAKNTYFSGGNFNVPMVLMTSTGGGYSDAGQHSQCLYGSFAHLPGMKVVSPSNAYDAKGLMTAALRDPNPVIYMYHKGLQGMGWLGTEAGAITHVPEESYEVEIGKAAIAREGRDVTIVSIAQGVHHGLKAATVLAEQGISAEVVDLRSLVPLDRDTVRASVAKTGRLIVVDEDYHSYGVSGEIIATVTESNMADLKAPPRRIAFPDVPIPFARVMEQHCLPNAGKIVAVAREICGAPVPA